CGCAGCCTGTCTTTTAACAACCAAATACACCTTGATTAGACCACACGGACAGCTAAATGTTCTTTTGGTAAATATCTTCAATTACATCTTCAGATGGTGGTTATTATAATAAAATGGTAGCTTGTACAAATTCAATGCACTTGCCATACAATTGTTGACTCAACATATTTCAAGGGCAGAAAAGCTGTAAGCAATAGGGAATATCTGATTAAATAATGCCatagattttaaatgtaataagaaaAAACTTGCCATTATCTCGGCTTGTGTCTTACTCCTATAGATGCATTTCAGAATGATTACAGACAGAGCTTAACACATATTCACTGACAGACATGTACTAATGGAGAGTGAAGAATTGGCTAAATAATTGAAGTCTCAAAGTTGAATGATAACTGATTATAGTACATCAGATCTGATTCAGAATTCTATTGACACCCATGAGATGCCGACCCCAGCAACTGTTACTTTTGATCGCTTCAAGCTAATCAGGCCTAAACCTTCACCATTCAGTTTAGAGACAGGCTAAGATATCTAAtctctaaaataaaacaaacattacagAGAAcaatcctcctttcttatttATTGTGTCTATCATGGACATATAGAGAAATCTTTTCCTGAATAACTGAATTAAGTTGAAAGGCCCTGGATTACTTCTATTCTTTGATTAATATGTCGTACACTACTTAATAACTTAATCACCATTGACCGGTACTTCCCAATTCTGATGGAGCAATGTGGCAGAAAACAATCTGAACTCTACAACTGCTTTCAGAATAAGTTTCTTTGAGGTTTGCATTAAAAGAAAGGCAACACAGAGAGAGAGCTTCTCAAGAGATGTAACATCTAACATACTTTTTACTGACACAGAACAATGCTCTGTAACACAAGCAACCAAAATCAAAGTCacatcaaaagtgccttttgttctacaaaaataaatacacatttctcATCACCATTGAGCAACTTCGTTGTGTGCACTATTGGACACAAGTATGTTTTTGATTTTGTTGAAtggtgttaaaaaaataaaattaaaaaaattaaacacaaagaTTGTTTCAATCTGCATTCTGGTTTTGAGACTGATAGTGTTCCCATGGTGACATGGTATCTTTAACTTTAATGCCCCTGTAGCTTCTTCATGATTTGGCTGTTGGGTGGCGCTGTAGTGAAAAGTGTCCCCACAAAAGCGTGCGTCCCCCACATCGTGTGCCGGATCACTTTACAACAGCCCAGATCCTCGATCTGAAAACCTAAATGGCGATACCTTTCATCCGTTTCAAAGAGGGTGTTGTTTGTGTATGATCCAAAAAACTGAGGAAAGAGAATAAAAAGTCACAGAGATTAAGACATGTTAAAAGTTTAGCAGCAGCTTTTGGACTGTTTCTTGAGGTTGGTACTAGTTTGTGACTTACTGCAAGACCAGAGGATGGGTCAATGAAATCTGCCCAAAATCCTTCTGTTCGGAGCGCTAAACATATCTCCTTAGCACCTGCAATAAACTGCATATAACACAATTATCAACACTCTCCATTCAGTAATCTTTCGAAAACCATGGAGCATGCATTAAGTTAGCTTACAACAATGCTTTGGCACATGCTCAGTTATAAAGCTTCCCTTTGAAATGTAGTGgcccacaaataaacaaataccaTGAGAATAATACGGTCACTCCAGTATTCCAAGAGCTGGGCACCATGCCAATTGCACAAGAGCCCCACAGCCATGTGAACCAGACAGTAAATAACAAAGACTCTCAAAAGGCATGCATTGCAGAGTCACAACTATCTCACTTTGTCACAAACATGTTCTAATGTACTTCAGCCTTACAAATTTGTTAAGACAAAagacaatgaaaaacaaaatcactTAAAAGGCACTAAAGTTTCGATTAATCATTAGCACTTAacagattattcagcttgtgtccaacttaaaaggttgtattaaacatgcttactaacaataaagcagacaaaatcatcttttaaaagtacctctaaatgaaaatactttttattaggatacattttcttaaaacaaGTCCAAATATTAAGTATTTTCTCATGAAATTGTAActtgttttaaaggatttttagaccattttaaaatggaaaacaagacaaaaactcttgataacaataagattttttgcagtgaatttctttactgaattaatcattataattcagtaaagaaattcactgcataAAATggggagggtagaggcacatggggtaacctcctcctgatcgctataatgtgtggttctcgctctcgatggggcgcatggtgagttgtacgtggatgcatCGGAGAATTGCTtgggcctccacatgtgctacttctccacggtaacgcgctcaacaagccatgtgataagattgacggtctcagatgcgaaggcaactgagattcatccaacGCCACATGGACTGAGGCGAGACActtacaccaccatgaggacttcgagcatattgagaattgggcattccaaattggtgagaaaaagGGAAAGAATGTGAAAcgtcagaataatagaagagatctcatcacattcccagtgggtcagaagtttacatacactatgttagtatttggaagcatagcctttaaattgtttgactTGGGTCAAGCAtttttgggtagacttccacaaAATTCTTACAATAAGTTGTAagaacacactttttcagttctgcccacaaattgtctatcggatttaggtcagggctttgtgatggccactccaatcccttgactttgttgcccttaagccattttgccacaactttggaggtatgcttggggtcattgtccatttggaagacccatttgcaaccaagctttaacttcctggctgatgtcttgagatatccacatcattttccttcctcatgatgccatctattttgtgaagagcactagtccctcctgcagcaaatcatCCCCACAACACGATGCTGCCACCCATattcttcacggttgggatggcgttcttcagcttgcaagcctcaccctttttcctctaaacataatgatggtcattatggccaaacagttacatttttggttCATTAGACCaggggacatttctccaaaaagtaagatctggATGAAAcagtcttgtggaggtccacaataatgTTTCTAaggtattggctgatttcttttgattttcccatgatgttaagcaaagaggcacagagtttaaaggtagaccttaaaatacatccaatgctacacctccaattcagtacacctcactCCTGTGCCATCTGCCACGAAAGCCATTTACACATCTGGCCAAAATAAGATATGCCACTATCACATTTCGTTTGTCTGTATTATGaacattaacattttacatgtccataaattacaataaaggGTAATTGGCGCATATGACCCTGTATAGTTTGTTGAGGATAACCATCATTAATTCACAATGTAAACGTGACAAATTAAACCACCTGGTCATCTTatggttagatggagacctggagTGGCCATCAAGCACAGTGTCTcgacccactgtgaaatttgccGGAGGATCATGATGATCAGGGGGTGCTtaagcaaggctggaattgggcagatttgtctttgtgaaggacgcatgaatcaaggcATGTcacttccttctgctctgacagtgTTCCCAAACTataaggattgttttttccagcagaacaatgctccatgccacacagccaggtcaatcaaggtgtggatggaagaCCACGGGATCAAGACCGGTCATGgacagcccaatctccagaccttaACCTCCACCttaagatggatggccacaagccaacaAGTCAAATAAAGTCAAGCTGCTTGATTTTTTGTGCcaagagtggcataaagtcacccaataGCTATCTGTACATTTTACTCCAACACATccttataaatagtaaatccagagaaactgatcatttttgcCCAGAGCtgtacagtaatacatttttaaaatcaaacattgtacatgttaacattagtttatacattaggtatcatgaccaaacaatgaacaatataatttTGACAGCATTAATCTATGTTTATGTTAGTTAACAGTGTATCAactaatgtaaatatatacaacTTAAGactttattgttcattgttagttcatgttaactaatgttaacaaatggaacattattggaACATAAGTGTTACCAAGTAATCTATGTCACTGAGTCCAGTTAAGTAAAACAACTAGATCAACTCACCTGAGCCAGCAGCTGTTCTCTCTCCTGGTCCACCTTTTCAGTCCAGGCCGTCATATCGTTCTGTGTCCTTTGAGTAACGGTGACCACCATCATGCTAGCTGACGGTGCTTCAGGAAACATTGACTCAAAATCTGAATAACAAGACAAAAGGGACACAAAACTAGAGCCAACTGCATAAATAAACAACAATCACGTTTGGTTGACACTCAAATAAAATACTTGCTGTATATGACGGAGTAAAGCTACACTGCAGAAAAAAAGCTAATATGGTGTATTCTGTACAGTAGTTACACACTCATGGCTAAACTTAACTTTAAATTGTTCTTAAACTAAATGCTACATTAAGTGTCTAACATAATAATGGAAATGCTACCCTCTTGTGGCCAAATTGTACACAACACCATTTAACACAAACCTGATTTTAATGTGTACCTACAAAATTGTCCCAGACAGAGCTCAGCCCTACTAGGACACCCTTCCCTTCTTATTAGATAGTTATAAAGCATTACACTAGTTCAGGTTAAACCTGAGAAGCTCAGCTAGTCTTGAGACTGAAGCATGCATACCTCTCTTTAACAGTTCAGGGCAAGACTGAACAGCACACTCCACAATGGAatgatcaaaataattttctgcttTATTGATGTCCTGTGCTGCAGCGGTTTTATCACTTtcctatttaaaacaaaaaaaaaaacaggaagtcATCAGGAACAAGAATTAGAATATCTGAACTTATAATCACACAACATAATGAACAAACTTTATCATTAAGATTAGAAAtccctttttttatatacaagaTATTATTACAATCACAAATTAAGTCTATTCCAAAAAGAGATAATTCGGTCTCGAAGGATCATACATGAAGTTCGTGGATGAACTGGGCCAGGATGAAGTTGTGCCTCTCGCAGCTAGACTGAGCAGTGAGCACATCTGGCATCACACTGTGGATTGGTGCAGTCTTCTGCTGGACAGTGCCCTCTAAATGGCAGTCAAAACCAATGTTACCCGGCAATTGGAAACGTTTATCCTGAGGTCCAAACGGGCCCATGGTGTCATCTGGCCACACTGTCCTCGGCGCTAATAACAAACACAGAATGTTACTAAATGGTCTATATAGCCTTTATATCAGTAACTCAGATTTCTTTGGTATAATACAGATAAATGCACTTATTCACCAATGTCAGGGGTTGTGTTGTTCAGGTGTGGCTCATCTGAACCAGATGCCCCAGAGAAAGTTCTGGCCCCTACAACACGGTGAACTAGAACGTGAAGCCCCGGCAGGTATGTCACCAGCCGAGCTCTGCCACAGAGCACCTGAGAGAACAGAAGACACATATTACTACACATCTATGATTAAATTCGTTTTTTAGGTTCTTCGACTATGCATGTAACCCTTTGCATATGACAAACTGAATGGGCAAATTGCAGAACTGAAAAGTACACATACACTGGTCATCCTGTTGGGCTTCTCTTGTTCAAGAATGGACTGTGGGTAGAAAATAAAACGACTATAAGTCAGAAAAAGCCAGAGCAATGAAATATAGCTCCAAACACACAGTgaaggtatttatttatttttttttatctgaacggGTAAATAAAGGGTTAAAAGAAACTGCAACATTAGTAAAATATTTTCCTGAGTAGCAAATATTTCCTATGAGAACAACTTATAACAAATTTGTTGTTATACACATCTTAGAAATTAGCAAGGTGTATTACAGCAGATTCAATTTCATTTTAAGTGACATGTTGAATAATAATGTTCGTAGGTTCAATAAAGGAAGTGTATAAAGTTATTGACCAAAACTGAAATGTTTTGACCagaaaagaatacaaaaatatagACAGTTAATGACACAATCCGAGTCTACACAACTGTGTCATTAGCATAGATGCTAACTAAATAAGTTGGGGTCGCATTTAATAACACTCCTTTAAAACTGACACATAACTTGTATTATATCTTCTTTGGCACTCTCTTTGTGAATAAGCAGTAAGTATATTTAGATAACGAATGTATTTGTTCTTACCTGAATATTTGTATGACTTATCTTAGCTGTTTGCTTGCTAGAAGCTAGTCTCCTTTAACCTTATGAATACGTAATTACGGCAACCTGT
The Xyrauchen texanus isolate HMW12.3.18 chromosome 14, RBS_HiC_50CHRs, whole genome shotgun sequence genome window above contains:
- the mmadhcb gene encoding metabolism of cobalamin associated Db, whose amino-acid sequence is MTSVLCGRARLVTYLPGLHVLVHRVVGARTFSGASGSDEPHLNNTTPDIAPRTVWPDDTMGPFGPQDKRFQLPGNIGFDCHLEGTVQQKTAPIHSVMPDVLTAQSSCERHNFILAQFIHELHESDKTAAAQDINKAENYFDHSIVECAVQSCPELLKRDFESMFPEAPSASMMVVTVTQRTQNDMTAWTEKVDQEREQLLAQFIAGAKEICLALRTEGFWADFIDPSSGLAFFGSYTNNTLFETDERYRHLGFQIEDLGCCKVIRHTMWGTHAFVGTLFTTAPPNSQIMKKLQGH